In Solanum pennellii chromosome 7, SPENNV200, the following are encoded in one genomic region:
- the LOC107024887 gene encoding uncharacterized protein LOC107024887, giving the protein MGSFTYVQPERREMVREIQRLSSLGVRLANSEDSGVSIREVAESSIIDEVKRHQYEDPILAQYRDAALQKEKTHLRLHLTECYNMKADCVYPILRGYDGRLWERHTLPVILFTLGQQKCIMTSDAYTGLPRTQRKYESIWVIIDRRTKSAHFLPVRTTYSAEDYARLYVREIVRLHGVPTSIISYRGAQFTANFWRSFQKGLGTQVNLSTAFHPQTDGQAERTIKTLEDMLRMAPYEALYGRKCRSPIGWFDVGETKLIGPDMIQQAVDKVLPMKGVMRFGRKGKLSPRYIGPYQIVCWIGKVAYELDLPSDLEVVQKVFHVSMLRKCIGDPSRVFPVDDVQVTEELSYEEKPVAMLDRQFRRLRTKDVASVKVLWENNNREEMTWEAEDEMKNKYPYLFPIPAG; this is encoded by the exons ATGGGTAGCTTTACATATGTACAACCAGAAAGGAGGGAGATGGTTCGGGAGATTCAGCGGCTATCCAGCCTTGGAGTCCGTCTGGCTAATTCAGAAGATAGTGGAGTTTCTATTCGAGAGGTTGCTGAGtcctcaatcatagatgagGTAAAGAGACACCAATATGAGGACCCTATTCTGGCACAGTATAGAGATGCAGctcttcaaaaggaaaagacccatttaaggtTACACCTGACAGAGTGTTACAATATGAaggcagattgtgtgtacccAATATTGCGGGGCTACGACGGCAGGTTATGGGAGAGGCACACTCTGCCTGTTATTCTATTCACCCTGGgtcaacaaaaatgtatcatgacctcagaTGCTTATACCG GCTTACCTCGCACTCAACGGAAGTATGAATCTATATGGGTTATTATAGATAGGCGGACGAAATCGGCCCATTTTCTTCCAGTCAGGACTACTTATTCGGCTGAAGATTATGCGAGGTTATATGTTAGGGAGATagtgagacttcatggggttcccACGTCCATTATATCATACAGAGGAGCTCAATTTACAGCCAACTTTTGGAGATCGTTTCAGAAGGGATTGGGGACACAGGTGAACCTTAGCAcagcatttcaccctcagactgatgggcaggctgaGCGTACTATtaagacattagaagatatgttgcgg atggcaCCGTACGAGGCCTTATATGGGAGGAAGTGCAGGTcacctattggttggtttgatgttggCGAGACTAAGTTAATAGGCCCGGATATGATTCAGCAAGCTGTTGACAAG GTAttacccatgaagggtgtgatgagattcggcaggaaggggaagctcAGTCCGAGATACATTGGGCCTTATCAGATTGTTTGTTGGATAggcaaggttgcctatgagttggatCTACCATCTGATTTGGAGGTGGTACAGAAAGTCTTCCATGTATCGATGCTACGtaaatgtattggtgatccttCTAGAGTATTCCCTGTAGATGATGTTCAGGTAACAGAGGAGTTGTCATATGAGGAGAAACCCGTAGCTATGCTTGATCGCCAGTTTAGAAGGTTACGTACTAAGGATGTGGCTTCCGTCAAAGTGTTGTGGGAAAATAATAATAGGGAGGAAAtgacttgggaagcagaagacgaaatgaagaataagtatccttactTGTTCCCCATACCTGCAG GTTGA